A single region of the Musa acuminata AAA Group cultivar baxijiao chromosome BXJ1-11, Cavendish_Baxijiao_AAA, whole genome shotgun sequence genome encodes:
- the LOC135596730 gene encoding large ribosomal subunit protein eL14z-like, whose protein sequence is MPFKRYVEIGRVALVNYGKEYGRLVVIVDVIDQNRALVDAPDMVRGQMNFKRLSLTDIRIDIPRVPKKKTLIAAMEAADVKNKWENSSWGRKLIVQKRRASLNDFDKFKVMLAKIKRGGAIRQELAKLKKETAV, encoded by the exons ATG CCGTTCAAGCGATATGTAGAGATCGGCAGGGTTGCCCTCGTGAACTACGGGAAGGAATACGGCAGGCTTGTCGTCATCGTCGACGTTATTGATCAGAACAGA GCCTTGGTCGATGCTCCTGACATGGTGCGTGGTCAAATGAACTTCAAGAGGCTTTCTCTTACTGATATAAGGATCGACATACCACGAGTTCCCAAGAAGAAGACCCTTATTGCTGCCATGGAAGCTGCTG ATGTGAAGAACAAATGGGAGAACAGCTCATGGGGCAGGAAGCTAATTGTGCAGAAGAGGAGAGCTTCACTAAATGACTTTGACAAGTTCAAGGTCATGTTGGCAAAGATTAAG AGAGGGGGTGCTATTAGGCAAGAACTGGCCAAGCTTAAAAAGGAGACTGCAGTTTGA
- the LOC103970089 gene encoding COP1-interacting protein 7 — translation MRLDARLDSAVFQLTPTRTRCDLVIIANGKTEKIATGLLNPFLAHLKAAQDQIDKGGYSIVLKPDLESDAAWFTKGTMERFVRFVSTPEVLERVSTIESEILQIENAIAIQGNDNLGLSTVEGHQMKSSGSTEGMKTSVDPNTEKAIILYKPGSQSNPPDSNGSSTQEANSRVQLLRVLETRKMVLQKEQGMAFARAAAAGFDVSNMEHLIPFAESFGASRLKKACFQFMELWKKKHETGQWLEVEAAVAMSTRSEFSALNASGIIFAADYMIQKDHVDAQSISGGDMITENDGKPDKQIPSDQKVPLGHLHEYFQGQFQHPTYPQCPMHSPPGHIFQPYSTQGMPYYQNHQGSVPCFYAPYPLMDDPRFNSSHRKVPKRQSMDNKDVQSETGSQDDTDQDTSDLEKEGSHGHKSQRRIGQAGKKKSGVVVIRNINYILSKKLGAGEFESESQSASEPEAVEQSKEVHSDMRENKHKHKHSSRTSKEEEGRTKSEENSDPYDNDNAVYREEQDSGNWQAFQNFLLRAEEKSRTADEDMLMGGKGPSSKRKQGKGEADPIVSTEKDYGVFHDRRTVGFHSANGKANRMKQAASDDRFLISGYRRDSIDNQFRKIESAGGAYRRMSSDEFMIYGQEKQFSNESSSDTLIDHVGERAGNAVKSSSRNITDESFVLPYRSISWDLGSDSVAAIDMVSEFPSTIQKTQGSYDKVKSQLSYEPDNLSMVPVHGLESASVGYNLAMDYDSKIPVGNAAKLETSNQEEPSVSTKKESKKSDKKLRATNDSVEKRRKDALVKKGVYSRLNPLTEAQKRAEKLRSYKADLQKMKKEREEEEIKRLEALKRERQKRIAARRSSFNVTQSPLTPQQTKARLPAKTSPSPYKGSKFSDTQPVSSSPLQKLPYRTSSVGSNNLQKVIKSSRLNGSNHGLTRSASSLPEKKESSRLMQEAKADSLRMKRLSDPKSSYTRHSPSVKTLAADQAPKRSIADESRKKITAVRQLDKSKSATLPGLRIRTIKSSSERVGKGTASKNPMQKGSGNKASHASDSIKGKLVNDKPPGNSDENPVIEKTVVLLESHVVSAPVVRQYKEIIGTKGISHGDGLGTGFSAMHAPPSPIVTGQLEDAGEGKSCEQPSSGEGVVPYPSNKPQKFSNSTTAEKPYQAPSARATSLKDPVITKSGSDGDLPASESEIVAMPAESKMKHVSGFENPSLGNQTHETHEKPRSKETKGFRKLLKFGRKSHSSASGEGNLQSDASSVGGQTVAAASSNDVSRAFSLLSPFRSKNSRKKQAA, via the exons ATGAGGTTGGACGCTCGGCTAGACTCGGCGGTGTTCCAGCTAACGCCTACTCGGACCAG GTGCGATCTGGTCATTATAGCAAATGGTAAGACAGAGAAGATTGCAACTGGCTTGTTGAATCCTTTTCTTGCCCATTTGAAAGCTGCACAGGATCAGATTGACAAGGGTGGCTATTCCATAGTTCTTAAACCAGACCTGGAAAGTGATGCAGCATGGTTCACCAAGGGCACCATGGAGAG GTTTGTTCGTTTCGTGAGCACGCCTGAGGTTCTAGAGCGTGTGTCAACAATAGAGTCTGAGATCTTGCAGATTGAGAATGCAATTGCCATTCAGGGCAATGATAATCTTGGCCTGAGCACT GTGGAAGGTCACCAAATGAAGTCATCAGGTTCCACAGAAG GTATGAAGACCTCAGTTGATCCTAACACAGAAAAGGCAATAATTCTTTATAAG CCTGGTTCACAATCAAATCCCCCAGATTCAAATGGATCCTCCACACAGGAGGCAAACTCAAG AGTTCAGCTTTTAAGAGTGCTCGAAACCCGTAAAATGGTACTGCAGAAAGAACAGGGAATGGCCTTTGCACGTGCTGCAGCAGCTGGGTTTGACGTGAGTAATATGGAACATTTGATACCATTTGCTGAAAGCTTTGGTGCCTCACGCTTAaa GAAAGCTTGCTTTCAATTTATGGAGCTATGGAAGAAAAAGCATGAGACTGGACAATGGCTTGAAGTTGAGGCTGCAGTAGCAATGTCAACACGGTCTGAATTTTCTGCTTTGAATGCCTCGGGCATCATATTTGCTGCAGATTATATGATACAAAAGGATCATGTGGATGCACAATCCATCTCTGGTGGTGATATGATCACAGAGAACGATGGAAAACCCG ATAAACAGATCCCTTCAGATCAAAAGGTGCCCTTGGGACACCTCCACGAGTATTTTCAAGGTCAATTTCAACATCCCACTTATCCACAATGCCCTATGCATTCTCCACCAGGTCATATTTTTCAACCTTATTCAACGCAAggaatgccttattatcagaaccATCAAGGGAGTGTCCCATGTTTTTATGCCCCATATCCTCTAATGGATGATCCTAGATTCAACAGTTCTCACAGAAAGGTACCAAAAAGGCAGTCAATGGATAATAAAGATGTTCAATCTGAGACAGGATCACAGGATGACACTGACCAAGATACATCAGATCTCGAGAAAGAAGGTTCTCATGGTCATAAATCTCAAAGAAGAATTGGTCAGGCAGGAAAGAAAAAGTCTGGTGTTGTCGTCATTCGGAACATAAATTACATTTTGTCTAAGAAGCTTGGTGCAGGAGAATTCGAAAGTGAATCACAGTCTGCCTCTGAACCTGAAGCTGTAGAACAAAGTAAAGAAGTGCATTCTGATATGCGAGAAAACAAGCACAAGCACAAGCACTCTTCAAGGACTTCAAAGGAGGAGGAGGGTCGAACAAAATCAGAAGAAAATTCTGATCCTTATGACAATGATAATGCTGTATATAGAGAAGAGCAAGATTCTGGAAATTGGCAAGCATTTCAGAATTTCTTACTAAGAGCTGAAGAGAAGTCAAGAACAGCTGATGAAGATATGCTCATGGGAGGAAAAGGGCCTTCATCAAAGAGGAAACAGGGTAAAGGTGAAGCTGATCCTATTGTTTCTACTGAGAAAGATTATGGTGTTTTTCATGACCGAAGGACAGTAGGATTTCATTCAGCTAATGGGAAGGCAAACCGAATGAAGCAAGCGGCTTCTGATGATCGATTTTTAATTTCAGGTTATAGAAGAGACTCAATAGACAATCAGTTCAGGAAAATAGAAAGTGCAGGAGGAGCATATCGGCGAATGAGCAGTGATGAATTCATGATTTATGGACAAGAAAAGCAATTCAGCAATGAGAGTTCATCTGACACACTCATTGATCATGTGGGTGAGCGTGCTGGTAATGCTGTCAAGAGTTCATCACGCAACATAACAGATGAATCCTTTGTgcttccatatagatcaatttcaTGGGATCTTGGATCAGACAGCGTAGCTGCTATTGACATGGTTTCTGAGTTCCCCTCAACCATTCAGAAAACTCAGGGTTCATATGATAAGGTCAAAAGCCAACTTAGCTATGAGCCAGATAATCTATCAATGGTTCCTGTGCATGGATTGGAAAGTGCATCTGTAGGTTATAATCTGGCTATGGATTATGATTCTAAGATTCCTGTTGGAAATGCTGCCAAGCTGGAAACCAGTAACCAAGAGGAACCCTCAGTGAGCACTAAAAAAGAATCAAAGAAATCAGACAAGAAGTTAAGAGCCACAAATGATAGTGTGGAGAAAAGGAGGAAGGATGCACTGGTGAAGAAAGGGGTATACTCAAGGCTTAACCCTTTGACTGAAGCACAAAAGCGTGCAGAAAAGCTGCGGTCTTATAAAGCTGATCTTCAGAAAATGAAGAAAGAAAGG GAAGAGGAAGAGATAAAGCGTTTGGAAGCTTTGAAAAGAGAGAGACAAAAGAGAATAGCTGCAAGAAGAAGTAGTTTTAATGTCACCCAGTCACCATTGACTCCACAGCAGACAAAAGCCCGCTTACCAGCAAAGACTTCGCCAAGTCCTTACAAAGGATCAAAGTTTAGTGATACACAGCCTGTTTCTTCTTCACCTTTGCAAAAATTGCCATACAGGACATCTTCAGTTGGGTCCAACAATCTTCAGAAAGTTATCAAATCCAGCAGATTAAATGGCAGTAATCATGGATTAACCCGATCAGCGTCTTCATTGCCTGAGAAAAAAGAAAGTAGCAGGCTCATGCAAGAAGCAAAGGcagattctcttcgaatgaagagACTCTCTGATCCAAAAAGCAGCTACACTCGCCATTCTCCCTCGGTGAAGACTTTGGCTGCTGATCAGGCACCTAAGAGAAGCATAGCTGATGAGTCTCGGAAAAAGATTACTGCAGTTAGGCAACTGGACAAAAGTAAGTCAGCAACTCTGCCAGGGCTTAGAATTAGAACAATAAAATCTTCATCTGAAAGAGTTGGAAAGGGAACAGCTAGCAAAAACCCCATGCAGAAAGGGAGTGGAAACAAAGCTTCTCATGCTTCTGATAGCATTAAAGGAAAATTGGTCAATGATAAACCACCTGGCAACAGCGATGAGAATCCAGTGATCGAGAAGACTGTCGTGTTACTTGAAAGTCATGTGGTCAGTGCTCCTGTTGTCCGGCAATATAAAGAGATAATAGGCACAAAAGGGATATCACATGGAGATGGGTTGGGTACAGGATTTTCAGCTATGCATGCTCCACCATCACCTATTGTTACAGGTCAGCTAGAGGATGCTGGTGAAGGCAAGTCGTGTGAACAGCCAAGCTCCGGTGAG GGGGTTGTTCCTTACCCGAGTAATAAGCCTCAGAAGTTCTCAAACTCGACCACAGCAGAAAAACCTTATCAAGCCCCTTCTGCCAGAGCAACTTCCTTGAAGGATCCAGTTATCACTAAATCTGGGTCTGATGGAGATCTACCTGCATCAGAATCTGAAATAGTTGCCATGCCAGCTGAGAGTAAGATGAAACATGTATCTGGATTTGAGAACCCAAGCTTGGGGAATCAAACTCATGAAACACATGAGAAGCCTCGAAGCAAGGAAACAAAAGGTTTCAGAAAGTTGCTAAAATTTGGTCGAAAGAGCCACAGCTCAGCTTCAGGTGAAGGTAATCTCCAGTCAGATGCTTCATCTGTTGGCGGTCAAACAGTTGCTGCTGCTTCATCCAATGACG TTTCTCGGGCATTCTCCCTTCTTTCGCCGTTCCGAAGCAAGAACAGCAGGAAGAAACAGGCAGCATGA
- the LOC103970091 gene encoding NAC domain-containing protein 21/22 produces the protein MGLRDIEFTLPPGFRFYPSDEELVCHYLYKKVINESTSEATMVEVDLHTREPWELPDVAKLGADEWYFFSFRDRKYATGSRTNRATRSGYWKATGKDRTVYEPSTHMKVGMRKTLVFYGGRAPNGIKSGWVMHEFRMENPHSPPKEDWVLCRVFKKSKGEAEHENTGSSSPTLGSSSSPLDLLMPDVVCHEQLGSSFSTLPRQEDSSSNPFMNMAMLQCNLLDFPQEIVGSTAMVGMSSSCEGEIGCLMELGFGHGFGEAGMARLDATAGFWMDKMSD, from the exons ATGGGACTGAGAGACATAGAATTCACGTTGCCACCAGGGTTCAGGTTCTACCCCAGCGATGAGGAGCTGGTCTGTCACTATCTCTACAAGAAGGTGATCAACGAAAGCACCTCGGAGGCGACCATGGTGGAGGTGGATCTGCACACTCGCGAGCCATGGGAGCTTCCAG ATGTGGCTAAGCTGGGCGCCGacgagtggtacttcttcagctTCCGCGACCGCAAGTACGCCACCGGATCGCGCACGAATCGGGCGACCAGATCTGGTTACTGGAAAGCTACCGGGAAAGATAGAACGGTTTACGAGCCGAGCACGCATATGAAGGTTGGGATGAGGAAGACGCTGGTGTTCTACGGAGGTAGAGCTCCCAATGGAATAAAGTCTGGCTGGGTCATGCATGAGTTCCGAATGGAGAACCCTCATTCACCCcctaag GAGGACTGGGTTCTTTGTCGGGTGTTTAAGAAAAGCAAAGGGGAGGCTGAGCACGAGAACACTGGTTCTTCTTCTCCCACCTTGGGGTCATCTTCTTCGCCACTGGACCTCCTTATGCCAGATGTTGTGTGCCATGAACAGTTGGGTTCATCATTCTCCACACTCCCACGGCAAGAAGACAGCAGCTCAAACCCCTTTATGAACATGGCAATGCTGCAGTGCAACCTGCTTGACTTCCCACAGGAGATCGTGGGAAGCACGGCGATGGTGGGGATGAGCTCAAGCTGTGAGGGTGAGATTGGATGCCTGATGGAGTTGGGATTCGGGCATGGTTTTGGGGAAGCAGGAATGGCAAGGTTGGATGCTACAGCAGGCTTTTGGATGGACAAGATGAGTGATTGA